The region AAGATTTGCTATGTGACATGTGCGTGGAGCATTGCGAGCATCCCGAGACGGTCTGCCGCGCAAAAGCGGAACTGCTGCCGGAAAATACGGTGCAGCAGTTGGCTGAAACGTTTAAGATTTTGGGGGATGCCACCCGGATTAAAATACTGTGCGTGTTAGCCAGACGGGAAATGTGCGTGTGCGATATTGCCGAGACGCTCTCAATGGGCCAGTCGGCCATTTCCCACCAGCTCCGGGTGTTGCGCGGCGCACGGTTGGTAAAATTCCGGCGTGACGGCAAAGAAGCCTGGTACTCCCTGGATGATGACCATGTTGTGGACTTGATGCGCCAGGGCCTGGAGCATATTACCCACACGTAATGGCAAAGGCTGGGATTGTTGACGTGGCGCTTCTTGGCGATTTTAAATGCCGGCCGGGTATTACGGTAGAAATTATACAAAATAGCAGGAACAGATACTATTTTGAGAAAAGGAGATGAAGCCTTATGGGAGCAAAACAGGAAGTCTGTAACTGTGGCTGTTGCCAAAGTTCCGCGTATGAGGTAGTCGCTTCGATAGCTGAGGCTGCCGCCGCTGTGGATAGCGCCAATTTGATGAATGGTACTTTCAGCATTGACGGGCTGGACTGCGCCGACTGCGCGGCAAAACTGGAAAAAGGCATCAAGAAACTGCCGGGCGTGCGGGAGGCTCAGGTAAATTTTGCAGCAGCGAAGCTGAAGGTTGTGTATGACAAGACGCTGCTGGAGGTGCCCCAGATTACCAAAACAGTAAGCGGCTTTGGCTATAGCGCGGCGATGATTCAGGCTGCCCAGAACGCGCCCGGCTATCATACGTCGGTATTCCGGATCGAGGGGATGGACTGTGCCGACTGCGCCGCCAAACTGGAGAAAAAGATTACTGCTTTGGCGGGAGTGCGGTCGGCAACGGTGAACTTCGGCGCCGGCAAGCTGACGGTCGAGCATGCTCTGACTGATAGTGATATTGTCAAGGCCGTACAACAGGCTGGCTATCAAGCCGTCCGGGACGGCCAAACAGCCCGGCCCGGCGCTCAGCCGGCCGGCGCCTGGTGGCGTAAACCCAGAACGTTGGCGACCATTGTTTCTGGTGTGTTTTTGCTGGCGGCCATCGTGCTGGATTCGGCCGGGGTGAGTGAGAATATCCTCATTCCGCTCTATTTAGCGGCTATGGTTGTCGGAGGATACCATGTAGCCAAAAGCGGGCTGTACGGTCTAAAAAGTCTAACGCTGGACACCAATTTCCTCATGACGATTGCAGCCGTCGGTGCCGTTGCTATTGGGGAATGGAGCGAGGGCGCGACCGTTGTGTTCCTGTTTTCGTTAGGCAATGCCCTGCAGTCCTATACGCTGGATAAAACGCGGGAATCGATCCGTGCCCTGATGGAACTGGCGCCGCGGGAAGCCCTGGTACAGCGGGACGGCAAGGAAGTTCGCCTGCCGGTGGAGCAAATCGTGGTAGGCGACATGATCATCGTCAAGCCGGGTGAGCGCATCGCCATGGACGGTAATGTGGTGAGCGGTGTTTCCACGGTCAACCAGGCGCCGATTACCGGTGAGTCCATGCCGGTGGAAAAACAGGCCGGTGACCTTGTTTATGCCGGGACGGTCAATGAACAGGGGGCTCTGGAAATCGCTGTAACCAAACTGGCGGCCGATTCCACTCTGGCCAAAATTATGCATATGGTGGAAGAGGTGCAGGCGGAAAAGGCACCCATGCAGCAATTTGTGGACGTTTTCGCCAAATATTACACACCTGCCGTTATTCTGGCGGCTCTAGGCTTGATGTTCATTCCTTCACTGGCTTTCAATCAGCCCTTTGATGTTTGGTTTTACCGGGCGTTAGTACTGCTGGTTATATCTTGTCCTTGCGCTCTGGTCATTTCGACGCCGGTATCCATCGTGTCGGCTATCGGCAATGCCTCCCGGCGCGGGGTGCTGATTAAAGGCGGGGCTCACCTGGAGCAGATGGGACGAATCCAAGCGGTGGCCTTTGACAAAACCGGAACGCTGACTGTCGGCAAACCGATGGTGACCGATGTGGTGCCGCTAAACGGCATAGTCAAACAAGAGTTGTTACTGTTGGCGGCCGCGGTGGAAAAATGGTCGGAACATCCCCTGGCGCAGGCCATTGTTGCCAAAGCTGCTAATGCGTCCTTAAAGCCTGTAAGCAAATTTAAGGCGTTAATCGGCCGGGGAGCGCAGGCCGACATAGACGGCCAGACGGTGTATGTAGGCAACCGGCGCCTGTTTGAAGAAGTCGGGCATGCCTTGGCCGGGTATGAAGCGCAACTTACCCAACTGGAACAGCAGGGCAAGACGGTGATGTTGGTTGGTACCGAACAGCAAGTGATGGGTGCCATTGCCGTTGCCGACACGCTGCGGGAAAACAGCACTGAGGCGCTGACGGCGCTGCGGGCGGCCGGTGTGCGGACCATGGCTATGCTGACCGGCGACAACAAGCGGGTGGCGGCGGCTATTGCCGAAAAGCTGAATATTGACGCTTTCTACAGTGAACTGCTGCCGGAAGACAAGGTATCGGCACTGAAACAGCTTGCCCGCGAATACGGCAGTGTGGCCATGGTGGGCGACGGCGTCAATGACGCGCCCGCTCTGGCGACAGCCAATGTGGGCATCGCCATGGGGGTGGCGGGGTCGGACACGGCGCTCGAAACGGCCGATATTGCCCTCATGTCGGATGATCTGAGCAAACTGGCCTATGTTATGAAGCTCAGCCGTAAGACGCTAGCAATTATCAAACAAAATGTCACCTTCTCCTTAGTAGTAAAATTGTTATTCGTTGTAGGTACTTTCTTCGGCTTCGTCAATCTGTGGCTGGCAGTATTAGCCGACACCGGGGCTTCGCTATTGGTCACTCTGAATGGTATGCGCCTGGCGCGGGAGATAAAATAACTGAACAGGGGTAGACGGGTTGTCTACCCCTGTTTTAAAAGTAACAACAGTAACTACGATTTGCAAGGGGGAATGGAGAATGCAGTTTGAGATTACGCCGGCAGCGCGGGAATATATTCGTAACAAGGGCGGTGTGATAACCGTTAAGCTGGAAAAAAGGCAGACCGGCTGCGGCTGCTGCGGGGCCACGGAGGTGGAGAGCCCGTCCGTACGGTTGGGAGCGCCGCAGGCGGAAATCGATCATTATCAGAAAGTGACTTCAAGCGATGCTGCTATATATGTTCACTCTTCGCTGCAAAACACGTCAGAGCTGACATCGCCGAAGATAGACGTGGAGAGGACGCTTTTTGGCCGCAAGCTTGTCCTGTATGGCCTGACCCAGGAATAAGGTTAGCTGAGATTAGATTGCGCCAAAGTTGAAACTGGGTGAAAATATCAACGTTAGGTGTTCCAAGAATTATAATTGATTCTGCTTATATTGATGGAATACTTTCTATATAATCAGCAATAGAATATCAAAGAGTTTCTTTTCTCCTTGCGGAGAGAAAAATATCCGAAGAAAAATTGAGTTGCGGAGGGTGATGACATGTTCCGGTTCATCAGGTATAGTGTGTTGGGGCTTGTGTTGGCGTTATCGTTGACAATCACCGGGGTATCTTATGCTGATGATGGTACGTGGAGCTTGACTGACAATGGCTACAAAATTTGGAACCCTTGTCCCCAGCCCAATGAGACTGTAACCTGGTCTAGTGGCGCTGATGAAGAAAAATATGCCACCGGTAAAGGAGTAATCCAGTGGTTCGAAGACGGAAAGCCGGTAATGGGCTACGAAGGGGATGTGGTAAAAGGTAAGGCGAATGGTAAAGGGATTGCGACCTGGCCTGACGGAGACCGTTACGAAGGTGACTTTGTAGACGGCAATATGACCGGCAAAGGGGTTGCCACCTGTGTCAGCGGCGACCGTTACGAAGGTAACTTTATTAATGGCAAAATGAATGGTTATGGTACTTACTATCATTCCGATGGTACAATCCAGCAAGGCCAGTGGGAGAATGATGAATTTGTTGGATAAAACAGTTAAAGTATCCGATTAGCTATTGGGAAAGAAATCCTAAGTTTAAAGGACTCGTCAATTTGAGGACGCGACGTTTTGGTAGTATTACGGTAGGTTTAGGGAGTAAGTGTAATGAATGGAGAACTCGTGCGC is a window of Selenomonadales bacterium 4137-cl DNA encoding:
- a CDS encoding CC/Se motif family (seleno)protein, with protein sequence MQFEITPAAREYIRNKGGVITVKLEKRQTGCGCCGATEVESPSVRLGAPQAEIDHYQKVTSSDAAIYVHSSLQNTSELTSPKIDVERTLFGRKLVLYGLTQE
- a CDS encoding metalloregulator ArsR/SmtB family transcription factor; the protein is MKDLLCDMCVEHCEHPETVCRAKAELLPENTVQQLAETFKILGDATRIKILCVLARREMCVCDIAETLSMGQSAISHQLRVLRGARLVKFRRDGKEAWYSLDDDHVVDLMRQGLEHITHT